Proteins from one Coturnix japonica isolate 7356 chromosome 5, Coturnix japonica 2.1, whole genome shotgun sequence genomic window:
- the LOC116653480 gene encoding antigen WC1.1-like: protein MATANPSAAMRLSGVAAVPGVVCCSGSEELRLVDGGGRCAGRVEVKHEGEWGSVCSYNFQWGMRDASVVCRQLGCGTVAHTSPYSPFGKGKGRIWLQLYFCNGNEATLQDCPHFGWGTHFCGHEWDVGVICSGKVGVCKDAASEAVYEELDYNLIPEYQEVPSRTGSLSQGSGKTASDHSGDGAEESDLQVSPESPAQPQHSPSHGYDDAVAVPEASPSPHPGDDPAQPLEDTGYDDVGVSTLGTSL, encoded by the exons ATGGCTACTGCCAACCCAAGTGCAGCCATGCGCCTGTCCGGCGTGGCGGCGGTGCCAGGCGTCGTGTGCTGTTCAG GCAGCGAGGAGCTGCGGCTGGTGGATGGTGGTGGGCGCTGTGCCGGTCGGGTGGAGGTGAAGCATGAGGGCGAATGGGGCTCCGTCTGCAGCTACAACTTCCAGTGGGGCATGCGAGATGCCAGTGTGGTGTGCCggcagctgggctgtggcaCGGTGGCCCATACGtccccatattccccatttGGGAAGGGTAAGGGACGCATCTGGCTGCAACTCTACTTCTGCAATGGCAATGAGGCCACCCTACAGGACTGTCCCCACTTCGGCTGGGGCACCCATTTCTGTGGCCACGAATGGGATGTTGGGGTGATCTGCTCAGGTAAGGTGGGTGTCTG CAAGGATGCAGCCTCCGAGGCTGTGTATGAGGAGCTTGACTACAACTTGATTCCTGAGTACCAGGAGGTGCCCAGCCGCACAG GTTCCCTGTCCCAGGGCTCAGGGAAAACAGCATCAGATCACAGTGGGGATGGTGCAGAGGAGAGTGACCTCCAGGTGTCCCCAG AGtcccctgcccagccccagcacagcccctcgCATGGCTACGAtgatgctgtggctgtgccGGAGGCGtctccctctccccaccccGGGGAtgacccagcacagcccctcgAGGACACGGGCTATGATGATGTTGGTGTCAGCACCCTGGGAACATCGCTGTGA
- the LOC107314477 gene encoding scavenger receptor cysteine-rich type 1 protein M130-like, which yields MLLEAGTQQEADNPADNSSHCISPSSLAPASRGCLYLPLLVLSVWVMMVPARVLGLLLCVQLCKGSEELRLVDGGGRCAGRVEVKHEGEWGSVCSYNIQWDMQAAGVLCRQLGCGKVARTSTYSLFGKGEGRIWLHHYFCDGTEATLQDCRNLGWGKHFCDHEWDVGVICSEAMELRLADGGGPCEGRVEAKLRGRWGTVADKAWNMNHAEVVCQHLGCGSAAHTTHTWRFSEEHIPLMLANISCKGNEKAIWDCSIRGWGPYNFPRDHNTSVVCQGFSRLVGGDSECSGRLEVRQGRSWVSICHGHVNLMAAQVVCRELGCGTALALYGTGQFGPAEGSFWDGSFECNGTEPLLSACAQQPLNIQTCTQPTAIMCSPYTGFRLVDGGSDCAGRVEVEARGVWGPLCATAWDLPDAHVLCHHLGCGSAISIPPPGHFGMGTGRLRSDALSCSGSERHPGECPVEVLGQPACTPGHTAGVSCSGVAEPLQLHGGESRCDGRLEVAVRPGVWARVSVGLWDNGTATVACRQLGCGVPEKIYAVLDNGSSPMELQELQCAGTEELLAQCNVSGMAKEPSKSPVGLAIACSGSKQLRLAGSPRRCAGRVEVYSQGSWGTVCQDTWTLQDANVACAQLGCGRALEAPGSERFGPGTGTLWPGAGHCSGSEDALWHCTAPVQHGCRRGGGAGVVCSGLLDLRLTGESSRCSGHLEVLHEGTWGHVCANDTSPATATAVCRHLGCGTGGSLAAFPAEGSGRAWLSWVSCEEGARSLWRCPSAPWQLQECGPAGITHITCDEDTSDRSEVTSPAPALTHSTVPLTAEPRTVSSLTVLCVILGTLLCLALATLAVLAHRTRAQCQGRSKDAASEAVYEELDYNLIPEYQEVPSRTGSLSQGSGKAESDHNGYGAEESDLQVSPESPAQPQHSPSHGYDDAVAVPEASPSPHPGDAPAQPPEDTGYDDVGVSTMGTSL from the exons ATGTTATTGGAGGCTGGGACCCAGCAGGAGGCTGATAACCCTGCTGATAACAGCTCCCACTGTATCTCACCATCCTCATTGGCTCCTGCCAGCAGGGGCTGCCTATATCTCCCCCTCCTCGTGCTGAGCGTGTGGGTCATGATGGTTCCTGCCAGGGTGCTGGGACTTCTcctctgtgtgcagctctgcaagg GCAGTGAGGAGCTGCGGCTGGTGGATGGCGGTGGGCGCTGTGCCGGTCGGGTGGAGGTGAAGCATGAGGGCGAATGGGGCTCCGTCTGCAGCTACAACATCCAGTGGGACATGCAAGCAGCTGGTGTGCTGTGCcggcagctgggctgtgggaaggTGGCCCGTACATCCACATATTCCCTATTTGGGAAGGGTGAGGGACGCATCTGGCTGCATCACTACTTCTGCGACGGCACTGAGGCCACCCTGCAGGACTGCCGTAACTTGGGCTGGGGCAAACACTTCTGTGACCACGAATGGGATGTTGGAGTGATTTGCTCAG AGGCAATGGAGCTGAGGCTGGCAGACGGCGGGGGACCCTGTGAGGGGAGAGTGGAGGCAAAGCTGCGGGGACGCTGGGGCACTGTGGCTGACAAAGCCTGGAACATGAATCATGCTGAGGTGGTGTGCCAACATCTGGGCTGTGGCTCAGCTGCTCACACTACGCATACCTGGCGATTTTCGGAAGAACACATTCCGCTAATGTTGGCCAATATCAGCTGCAAGGGGAATGAGAAGGCCATTTGGGACTGCAGCATTAGGGGTTGGGGTCCATACAATTTTCCTCGTGATCATAACACCTCTGTGGTTTGCCAAG GGTTCTCCCGACTGGTCGGAGGGGACAGTGAGTGCTCAGGGAGGCTGGAGGTGCGGCAGGGCCGGTCCTGGGTCAGCATCTGCCATGGCCATGTGAACCTCATGGCTGCCCAGGTTGTCTGCAGAGAGCTGGGCTGCGGGACAGCACTGGCCCTATATGGGACTGGGCAATTTGGACCAGCAGAGGGGTCATTCTGGGATGGTTCCTTTGAGTGCAATGGCACCGAGCCCCTCCTGTCCGCTTGCGCACAGCAGCCTCTCAACATCCAGACCTGCACACAACCCACTGCTATCATGTGCTCCC cctACACCGGGTTCCGACTGGTGGACGGAGGCTCAGACTGTGCTGGGCGGGTGGAGGTGGAGGCACGAGGGGTGTGGGGGCCCCTGTGTGCCACTGCCTGGGACCTGCCCGACGCCCATGTCCTCTGCCACCACCTGGGATGTGGCTCTGCCATCTCCATACCACCACCAGGCCACTTTGGGATGGGTACAGGAAGGCTGCGCAGCGACGCCCTCAGCTGCAGTGGGAGCGAGCGGCACCCAGGCGAGTGCCCTGTGGAGGTGCTGGGGCAGCCTGCCTGCACCCCCGGGCACACAGCCGGTGTCAGCTGCTCAG GTGTCGCTGAGCCCCTGCAGCTCCACGGTGGGGAGAGCCGTTGCGATGGACGTCTGGAGGTGGCTGTGCGCCCTGGAGTCTGGGCCCGtgtgtctgtggggctgtgggacaaCGGCACTGCCACTGTGGCGTGCCGGCAGCTGGGCTGCGGTGTGCCTGAGAAAATCTATGCTGTGCTGGACAATGGCTCCAGCCCCATGGAGTTACAGGAGCTGCAATGCGCTGGCACCGAGGAGCTCTTGGCACAGTGTAACGTATCGGGGATGGCCAAGGAGCCCAGCAAGAGTCCTGTGGGTTTGGCCATTGCCTGCTCAG GAAGCAAGCAGCTGAGGCTGGCGGGCAGCCCCAGGCGCTGTGCCGGCAGGGTGGAGGTGTACAGCCAGGGCAGCTGGGGCACCGTCTGCCAGGACACATGGACCCTGCAGGATGCAAACGTTGCCTGCGCCCAGCTGGGCTGTGGAAGGGCCCTGGAGGCACCTGGATCTGAGCGCTTTGGGCCTGGCACTGGGACGCTGTGGCCGGGTGCTGGGCACTGCTCTGGGTCAGAGGATGCTCTctggcactgcacagccccagtgcagcaTGGCTGTCGGCGTGGCGGCGGTGCAGGCGTCGTGTGCTCAG GGCTGCTGGACCTGAGGCTGACgggggaaagcagcagatgcAGTGGGCACCTGGAGGTGCTGCATGAGGGGACGTGGGGTCATGTTTGCGCCAATGACACCAGCCCTGCCACGGCCACTGCCGTCTGCCGACATctgggatgtggcactgggggaagTCTGGCAGCCTTCCCTGCAGAGGGCTCAGGCCGTGCGTGGCTGAGCTGGGTGAGTTGTGAGGAGGGGGCCCGCTCCCTCTGGCGCTGCCCCTCAGCAccctggcagctgcaggaatgCGGCCCTGCCGGGATCACACACATCACATGTGACGAGGACACCAGCGACAGGAGTGAGGTcaccagcccagccccag CTCTCACCCACAGCACTGTCCCGCTGACAGCAGAACCAAGGACCGTGTCATCGCTCACGGTGCTGTGCGTGATCCTGGGGACACTGCTGTGCCTGGCCCTGGCTaccctggctgtgctggcacacCGTACACGGGCCCAGTGCCAAG GCCGCAGCAAGGATGCTGCCTCCGAGGCTGTGTATGAGGAGCTTGACTACAACTTGATTCCTGAGTACCAGGAGGTGCCCAGCCGCACAG GTTCCCTGTCTCAGGGCTCAGGGAAAGCAGAGTCTGATCACAATGGATATGGTGCAGAGGAGAGTGACCTCCAGGTGTCCCCAG AGtcccctgcccagccccagcacagcccctcaCATGGCTACGAtgatgctgtggctgtgccGGAGGCGtctccctctccccaccccGGGgatgccccagcacagccccccgAGGACACGGGGTATGATGATGTTGGTGTCAGCACCATGGGGACATCGCTGTGA